The genome window GCATGGCCTGCCTTGTTTGAGTGGGAACTGGTTGGTGGTCCATCCTGTCCCTCTCGAGCTGGCCCTATGGTAACATGCCTTACAGGGCAAAGATACATTGTGATGGCCTGGTGTTTATCAGGTCAGTTTCTTTGCACCCAGTTGTGGTGGGCGCCATATGGGTTCACTGTATGTGGAGTGGCATCTAGACTTTTCATCccagaaaataaattttacatcaTCCTCATCTACCATATCCTTAAAATTGGTTGCAGTTCATGAATTTTAATggtaaaaattgattttcaaagacCCTAAAATCCAGAAAACGGAAGTGATATATTGCAATAGAGGGTAGATGACACTTCTTGAAGAGTCTCAGATTATTATATCAAACCACCAATTGACCTAAAAACTTAAGAGAGACGGCTTGTTTCGACTGCTATCATATCTCCCGCCTAAGTAATCTTCACCTATATAATGTCAACTTATGCTTTAGCTAAAGTCTCGACTACCCGCTTCATAGTCAACCATCTTTTTGGATGCATGCGTGTTGGAATATGTGCAATGATTAATggtgaaaaatagaaaaacgagAAAGAATGCATAGATTTAACGTGGTTGGATTAATTGCTTATGGGAAAAGGGGATTTTCACTATGTTAAAATTAggtttacataaaaaaaaaaaaaaaaggagaattatgttttgggggtagatgtcccccaaattaataaaaggtccatataactcttcaaattaagcccaagacccaatgaaagtatggaaattgagttgaaggatatcattcttcagtatttccaaaaataccctttgttgattttgagaaaaaaaattaatatttttgaaaaatacttttatttaatttaatattttttatttaatttaatatttttaaaaaatacttttatgtaatttaatatttttttaaaatacttttatttaatttaatatttttaaaaaataaatttatttaatttaatatttaaaaaatatttaatttaatatttaattttttttaaatactttaatttaatttaatatttttgaaaaaaaattaatttaatatttttgaaaaaggaattatttaatttaatatttttgaaaactacttttatttaatttagtatttttgaaaaaaaaaattattgaaaaaaaattatttaacttaattttataaaatattttatatgtgttcttaaagggtatatttgtccgttactattttatatccttcaactcaatttgaagagttatatgaaccttttgttaatttggggcccatctacccccaaaagataattctccaaaaaaaaaatagtatttatactaacccttaggaattaaattccaaaaatacccatTGCTCCGTTTTGTTCCACTTCGCTTCACTCCGGCATTTTGCCTCTTTTTTCTCCAATGTCTTTTCACTCAAATATGAGTCACATAATACAGCAATGCGAACTCAATAAACTGAGGGAAATAAATCTTTTCATGGCAATCAATGGGACTTGATGTAAATTCATAAATTTGTGAACCATTTGGGGATCATGGTGTAGTGGTGACTGGTAAGCATaaacaacaaacaaaaggaaaagacTGGAATTGGAGAATAAGAACGATACATCTTCAAAAAAAGACTATCCAACTCCAAGTGAATGTTTCTTCTTCAGCCTCTTAGGATGATAATAAACTGATCTCTGTACAAACGGAACTGATCTTGACAGATGAAATCAAAGTGTAGAGCCTTGCAACATATCTACTAAAACAGTACAAGTGTAAGGAAGTGAAGAGACAAACAAAGAATTGTAAACTCCAACAAAGAATTAGGAAAAGATAAAGACCAAAAGACATCTCCTCATCAGACCATGGTAGTCTCCATGGTTTCAGAATCCATTTTGAGTTGGAAAATGCATGTTGGTGAAGaaagattttgtttttcttgggaAGGAACCAGTGCCATGGTGTTCACTTTCCAGTACTcacctttccttttcttttcatctccATAGTCCCATTTCTCCTCTTCTATATTATGTTCAGTTCCTCCACCATCCGAGCTCAAAATCATCACTTTTCTCCAAGTACACCAGATTCTTACCATGATGTAAAGCAGCACCAAGCATATTAGTGTAGAGGTGAAGACAATGGCAACTATAATCCCTGCAACAGCAGTGTTAGACAATCTCCTTTTCTCCTGACCCGCATATTCTGAACACGATTCCAATGGTGGGCCGCAAAGCTTGTCATTAAGCATGAAGGAGCTGAGTGGGAATTCTGAAAAAGTTGAAGGAAGTTGGCCCCGGAGATGATTATTTGACAGGTCTAGCAAGTGGAGGCTCGTCAGCTTTCCCAGTGAAGAAGGAACTTCTCCTTGGAGTTGATTGAAAGAGATGTTCAAAGATTCTAACTTCATAAGATTTCCAAGAGATGATGGAATCTCACCAGAAAAGAGATTTCTGCTCAGGTCTAAGATAACCTGCAATTCAGTAAGGGTTCCTAGCTCAGATGGTATTGAACCTGTCAACATGTTCTCAGAGAGCCTCAGTTCATAGAGCTTCTTGCACTGCTGAAATGTGGAAGGAATCTGCCCAGAAAGGTTATTTCTTTGCAGATCAAGGACATTGAGAGAAGTGAGATTTCCCATCTCTGGTGGGATCTCCCCGGATAGACTGTTGTCATTGAGTGAGAGCTTCAGTAGTATTGAACAGTTCCCAAGTGCTGCAGGCACTGTTCCATGGAAGAAGTTGAATGAAAGATCTAGCTCTCCTAGTTTTTGTAAGCCCCCTAGCCATGAAGGAATCATGCCTATGAATTGGTTATTGTTGAGCAAGACATGTTCAAGTTTTTTACAGTTTGAGAGTTCAGGTGCCACCTCTCCTGTGAAATTGTTGAATGACAGATCAAGAAATTTGAGCTCTTTGAGCTGGCCAAATTCAGAAGAAATGTTGCCAGTAAGAAGATTGTGTGCAAGACGAAGGCGGGTTAGATTTTTGGACATGGCTAGTCTAGAGGGAATAGGACCCGAGAAACTGTTGTTTGTCAAATCCAACAGGGTTAGAAAGTCTGAACCCAAGAGAGGAAGGATGCTCCCACTAAACCTGTTatgagaaaaattaataattccaagtttttttaaaaggaaaagtgATTCAGGAAGAGGACCTTCAAATGAGTTGTTGTAGAGAGAAAAGAGGTGAAGCTCGGAGAGGAATCTGAATGTTGGTGGCAATGAACCCGAGAGCTTGTTATCAGCCAATGTCAATGTGTGAAGCTTTTTGCAATAGCCCAAGCTTGGTGGGATCGGACCCGACAAGTCGTTCTGCCTCAGTTGCAGGAAAACAAGATTCCTAAGCTTCCCAATTGTTGCAGGAATGGACCCCATAAAATGGTTGCCAAAGAAATCAATCTCTGATAAGCTGGAGCAGTTTGTTAGCTCTCTTGGTATGCTTCCTGACAGCTGGTTGTCATAGAGGTAGATGCTGCTCAACTTCTGTAACTTCCCGAGTTCCACCGGGATATTACCTGTGATCATGTTGTCAAACAGGTAAAGAGTTTCCAAGCTACTCATGTTTCCAATTTCAGGAGGCAGTTTTCCAGAAAAACTGTTATTGTTGAGTAGAAGATCTGTGAGGTTCTCTAATTTTTCCAGCTCAGGCGGCAGTACTCCTTCAAATCTGTTATCAGAGAGGTCTAATTGTTGGATTGAGGAACAGTTCAACAGCTCCAAGGGGAAAGTGCCAGAGAGCTTATTTTGAGCCAGAAAAATTTGCCGCAAACTTGAACTGCTGGTGCAGAAATTGCCGGGAATGCTATCTGTCAAAAGATTATCAGATAAAGCCAGAACCTCAAGACTCTTTAATTGGGTATTGAGGAAGTTTATAGTTCCTGAGAGATTATTGCTTGACAAGTCGAGCTTCTGGAGTTGATCCAACTGGTTTAGCTCTGACGGAATCATGCCACTCAATCTATTTCCAAGCAAATTCAAGTACTTCAAATTGGAGAGACCACCCAACTCAATAGGAATTGATCCAGAAAGGCTGTTATTGGCCAGGTTCAGAATTTGGAGTGATTTAAGATTTCCCATAGAGGCAGGGATTTCTCCTTCAAGCTTGTTGTTTGATGCTGCAAAATTTTGAAGCTCTACACACCCCTGGATCTCTTCTGGTATGACACTGCTGAGGCTGTTCTTCTGCAAATCGAGAAATTTCAGATTCTTCAAATTGCCAATTTCAGCTGGAATACTTCCATTTAATTGGCAATAAGCAAGACCCAGTACCCTCAACTCCTTCAAGTTACCAATGCTTGGTGTAATTTCACCCGCTAGCATGTTATCTCCTATTCTTAGAACTTGCAACTTCTTCAAAAGACAAATCTCTGTGGGAATCTTACCAGAGAGATAATTTGAATAAAGGAGCAGTTCCCTTAGATTTTGAAGCAGTCCAAGCTCATGAGGAATCGACCCAGCGAAGGCGTTTAAAGATAAATCAAGTGTTTGCAGTGAAGTGAGGTGTGAGAACTCCGGTGAGATAGAACCTGATAAACCTGACCCAGATAGGCTCAGGCCAATAATATGGAGTTGATCATCAGAACACACCAATCCATTCCAGCTACAAATATTAGTTCTTGAAGACCAGTTGGCAAGAACTCCAACAGGATCAACTAGCTCTGATTTAATTCTCAGAAGCCAGTAGGAATCTGTTGAATTATCGCCAAAGGTAACAGCAAGAACAGCACTAAGTACTGCAAAGAAAAGCATCATATGACACATTTTGATGCTACCCATTTCAGAATTTATGAACAAGATCAATGAAAAGCCAAAGCGTCAAATACCCGAGTTGAAAGCTTTGCAGCATCACCACCACTCAGGAAGTTTAGTTCCATGTAGAAATGAAAAGCAAGCACAATGAAAAGAAGAAGCTCAGGTTCAACCGGAAATAGGAAACACCAGGAAAGAAGAGATGTAGGAGTTCAAGGAAGAAATTTGAATGAGAGAGAACATGGGACTGCACAACTAGAAGATGGAAGCTTGGAATTTAAATAGTTTTACTGAAGTATACCTGCTTAATCAGTTTGTTGAGAAAGTTAACAGTGATTACCCATTGAAAAGTGAGAACTCTAACCACAGAATTTTCCTAGAAGTCTGCCATCCCTTTTTTACCTTTTCGGTTTTGCTAAAAAGTCTGCTGTTTCTgccttttttttcctcaagGCAATTATGAATTTTGTAGCATGTTTTACTATCTTGTGAGATGGGGAAGTGTATGGAGATAAGGTAGTTTGATGGAATTGCTGAAGAACAAAAAGCTAAGGGAAAGTCCCACTTGTGCCTAATCAAAATCAAAGAAGTGGGCCTCTCCCTACAGCTCTACTAAGGGTTGTTTTCAGATTGGACCTCTACCATATGAATAACATGTCTGTAACTTGATATTCAGAAACAATTTTGTTAGTATTCAGAAGAATATATTCCTAAAAGATGGAGTGGGATTTGACTTTGAAGATATATGGTCAATTTAACTGTCAACAATTGCCAACTAAATAGGTATAAACCCAATATGTTAATGGTTCCTTGATCCAACTCATCAGCCAAACATGGCAGAAAAGTCACCAATTATATAGAGAGCATGTCCTGAATACACCTAAGGAGCTAAATATGATTTTCTTCTTCGGTTTGTTTTGATATCCCAGCCTTTCATAGGTTTCTCTCATTTGGTTTTACTATAGTTTTTAATCTTTGTGGCTGAGAATTCAAACACCAAATCTCCTCTTCCTCAACCTAAACCCACCTAATACCAAATTAAAATACGAGAAGAAAACAGAAGAGCAAAACAACTACACTATATCATCGTTAATCATGTTGAGACAGAGCCAAGGCCATGTGAAGTTTGGTGTTATTCAAGAGAACCTGCATGGAAAAAGAGGAGTGTTGCCTCATTGTATATTGGGAGGATTCCTGCTAAAAGAAGACCCAAACAGATGAGGACAAAAACATTCCCTTCACTGTTGGACTTTCTTAGATAGAAGACATCTGTTTACATAACTTCCATGGGCAACTTTCTATCTTTCACATTTGCTTAGTTTTTCAGGGTTAAAGTGGTACGcataaaaatattccaaaacatCCAATGAAGTTTGTCcaatcaaaattcaattcccaGACAAGGAAACAAATCACTGATCTCAATAAACTAATATTACCCAAGCACTTATTTACCTTATGCTCTCTCTATCCACACATGAAATACGATGACATCATAAGACAGTCACAAACACATTCATACATGCAAATCCGCATGCTCAAGATATGTTACCTAATCTTTTTCAGTTGAGCaatcaaatttgatttacaAATGCCCATTTGGCATTCTTTTTGCTTCTGCCTCCTCATTTATGTGACTAACAAAAGGCCACATGGCAAGcaaaaacaatttatcatcTTATAAAACTGATTGCCATCCAACCTCCTAAAGACCCATTCCTTAGAGAATTTTTCAGTCTTTCACCTAATCAGAGCTTTTTGACTAAACTCCCACTTGAGGTAAAAGAAAGAGTGTGTCACCAAAATACCACCTACTCTGGAATTTAGAATGAACAGACAAGCTGTTTGAGAATAAAATTGTCACAGAATTGAGGAACAGAGgacaacaaacaaaaaacatggaGCCAAAGGGGAAGGTATATTATTGGAgacaataataatagtaataataagaGATGGAGTTAgtaaaataagtatattttaaaGGCAAACTAGGtatatgatttttaaagaaatataattacatgattaatgagaaaaataatttcaaccaAGTAAGAATTTCTAGGAACTTATATTTCAAGCTAATTAATTTGCCTTCTGGAATAACCTCTGTCTCTCATATACAACTCAAGCACAATTATATAAAGCATGTATATCTTCACATAAAAAtatccaagaaagaaaaaactcatGATTTAAAGAGTATTAGTCGATAGCAATCTAGCCTAATCCTCCCAAGGTTCGGTGGTGGCAACACTCACTGGTGTCTATTAATTAAAGAGTATTAATTAAGACCAGTTAGTGTTGacttcattattttaaatttcttgttgattAGTTAAATTTGGCCATTGATTGATTAATAAGAAGTCTTCTTTTGTATGTTGTGTGTGTATCTTTCAGCTTTGGTAGCCAACTCTTTTGAAGTGGCTTTTCATGCCTTTGACCTCTTAAAAGCACTATTGGAGAAGGTTCAATTGCTGTATTTGATCGAGTTGATCTACTTGCTTCGTGATCCCAATATTTAAGAAGTTTGGTTCATAGAAAAGACCAAATGGAACAAGTAAGAGTAGTCATAATGGATTGAGCTTCAGATTCCATAAGTGTAATGATCACAAGGATCAAATCTGGAAGTTAGTGGAGAACATCATGAATCATTTAGAGGAATCTAGAGATTGAATTCGTCAGATCACAAAATGTGAAAAACtacattattaaattaattcagaGATTAGAAGAAAAGATTGCTCTTCTGTTCCTTCAAAGAAGAAAGTTAGGAGAGTAGTCTAAGAACCATGATACTCTCCTTGTTGTCCATACTCTTTTGCTTCCCTGATAAAAGACCACAAACATAGCACATGCACATTTTTGTGCAAATCTGAGTAGAAGTGAAGGGCTCGTGGTCAAAAGTGATCAAGAATCTAGAAAGAGGGGGATGCACATTGGCATGGAAATTctaaaagagaaacaatatgTTGCCTCTTACCATGTGGGTTAAGAAAAACCAAAGATGGGGGTCCCAAGGACCATTTGTATATACATGCATAATGACAATATAAGGTTAAGAATATTGGATCAGGAATGTGATAGCCAATGGGAAAGCCATcatgaaaagaacaaaaaggaaGGGCCGACAAAGACTTCTGCGAGGATTTTAGGAATGGCACAGAAAAATAAAGAACGTATACACATTTAGAGTGAAGAAATTCAAGGTTAGATTGGGAAAAAGCAGTTGTCGTTCTTGAGTAGCTGCTAATGGAAATTGTTTACAGTATTTGTAAATGATTCAGGATTTTCTATCTAATGTACAATAAAATAGGCTACTACCTATAGTCATGGGCTTGAGGAAATATGGAGAGTTCTTTGAACTGCCTTGTTCTGCTTCGCAAACCTGCTACACCATAGCAGCTCTGATAAGAGAATAGAGCCCATCAAACCAACCCCCTGCTTTTGGATGAAAGAGTAAGAATTGTAGAAACCTGACTCATCACCCATATTCTGAAAATTCCTGGCACTTGGAAAAAAACAATCACATTCCTATGTTTGTCCTTTCCTTATGTGAAGACCCCATCCAACTATAGTCCAGCAAATCCCAGCTGATTTTGTGTCATTGTGTGTTGGTTTATAATCCAAACAGCCCCTAAGACAGCTTGTTTGTTTATCCTACAACAGCTTACTTGGCAAGTTCTTAAGATACCATGCAGGTAACCCCTCTTTGAGAAGGATAGAACATAAACCATAAAGTTTGAAATCAAAAGAGTTGCATCTGACCAATAGAACACTATATGcagaatacaaaaaaaaaaaaaaaaaggggattagTATAAATACAGGAGTGAAAAATGGGGGAGCTCAAGAGAAGGACCAACATAAGGAAGTGGAGCCTCTTGGATGCATCAGTGAGTTCACCATAAACCTGTATTTAAGAATACTAAACATAATACATCAAGTATTCAGGTTATCTTCCATATAGTACACTTCCCGTGGATCCTGAAAAGCCAGGAGCAGAGGCCCCAGATAGCAAATGAATACCGTCACCTTCTTCCAGGTTTTCCACTGATAAAACATCTAAAAATGGTGGATCTGTTGGAAAAACATTTTCTTGATTCTTGGTGCTTCTCAGCAATTCCACTACTTTTGCCATTGTGGGGCGGTAACTTGGTGTAGCTTGTGTGCACAATAATCCCACATGAACGGCATGCAAAATCTCATCTTTCACTTCTTCGTCATAGAAATGTCTGTCCATTATTTCATCAACTGTTTCAGCCTTGTAATGACTCCATATCTGGATACAACAATGAGTTGCTAGCTGGTTAGCCTTGTAAACACCAAGATGTATAGAGGGGTCACTGATAGGAAATTTGCATTTTTAAAGATGTGAATATTATCATCATTGTTTAGGAAAAACCTAAACACTCTCTTACTTCCTAGTAAAATCTATACCTTAGCTAAGAAAAATTGCCCGGGTTTTGCTCCAGTGCCATTGCTGCACCTCTGCCCAGTCAGAATTTCAAGTAGAAGTACTCCAAAGCTGTATACATCAGCTTTCTCTGTCAGATGCCCATGGACAACATACTCAGGAGCCATATAACCTCTGCAATCAATTGTTTCTTTTAGTTCTATTAAATATAACAGATTCCAAATCTTGAAAAATTGAATAAGGGAGTTCTGGACAGCACATGAAGATGAAACAGTTTCAATTTTTCCATAGCACTTGAAAGCAGAACTCATTCTCTAGCATGGACTTCAGACAAAAAATTGAAGCAAATActgaaaataacaataaaaagttTAACTTAGATCATATTGGGATATGTAAAGAAGTTATTCCAGAACCCACAAAGCAAAATTTTTAGCTTTACAATGACAAGAAATTGGATAAGATCGTTTTTTATTATTGTGCTTGCTTGTTTTCTATCATgtcaaaaaatgtaaaattttgaattggaaAAAAGGATTACAACAGGTAAGATGGATAATTTGAGCTGTGGCAAAACCTTTCGACTTTGAAAGAAGCGAGAAGCACCTTATATGATAATGTTAAGCCACATTaatgcttatttttctttctttttgatgcattcattttcaatcctaaaaaatgaacttaagcatgtaataaaaaaataaaaaataaaaaaaagcacTCTTTCGTATGACAAACA of Vitis vinifera cultivar Pinot Noir 40024 chromosome 17, ASM3070453v1 contains these proteins:
- the LOC100241613 gene encoding LRR receptor-like serine/threonine-protein kinase GSO1, encoding MGSIKMCHMMLFFAVLSAVLAVTFGDNSTDSYWLLRIKSELVDPVGVLANWSSRTNICSWNGLVCSDDQLHIIGLSLSGSGLSGSISPEFSHLTSLQTLDLSLNAFAGSIPHELGLLQNLRELLLYSNYLSGKIPTEICLLKKLQVLRIGDNMLAGEITPSIGNLKELRVLGLAYCQLNGSIPAEIGNLKNLKFLDLQKNSLSSVIPEEIQGCVELQNFAASNNKLEGEIPASMGNLKSLQILNLANNSLSGSIPIELGGLSNLKYLNLLGNRLSGMIPSELNQLDQLQKLDLSSNNLSGTINFLNTQLKSLEVLALSDNLLTDSIPGNFCTSSSSLRQIFLAQNKLSGTFPLELLNCSSIQQLDLSDNRFEGVLPPELEKLENLTDLLLNNNSFSGKLPPEIGNMSSLETLYLFDNMITGNIPVELGKLQKLSSIYLYDNQLSGSIPRELTNCSSLSEIDFFGNHFMGSIPATIGKLRNLVFLQLRQNDLSGPIPPSLGYCKKLHTLTLADNKLSGSLPPTFRFLSELHLFSLYNNSFEGPLPESLFLLKKLGIINFSHNRFSGSILPLLGSDFLTLLDLTNNSFSGPIPSRLAMSKNLTRLRLAHNLLTGNISSEFGQLKELKFLDLSFNNFTGEVAPELSNCKKLEHVLLNNNQFIGMIPSWLGGLQKLGELDLSFNFFHGTVPAALGNCSILLKLSLNDNSLSGEIPPEMGNLTSLNVLDLQRNNLSGQIPSTFQQCKKLYELRLSENMLTGSIPSELGTLTELQVILDLSRNLFSGEIPSSLGNLMKLESLNISFNQLQGEVPSSLGKLTSLHLLDLSNNHLRGQLPSTFSEFPLSSFMLNDKLCGPPLESCSEYAGQEKRRLSNTAVAGIIVAIVFTSTLICLVLLYIMVRIWCTWRKVMILSSDGGGTEHNIEEEKWDYGDEKKRKGEYWKVNTMALVPSQEKQNLSSPTCIFQLKMDSETMETTMV